The DNA sequence GGAAGGAGAATCATGGATCCTGCTACTCTCTGTCTTGGAACTATTTGAGAACTGAATTCCACAAAACTGGAAAGTTCGGCATATTTCTCTTCTGGCATTTTCACTGACCAGCACGTAGATGAAGGGGTCAGCCACAGCATTGGCAGTAGAAAAGCACAGGAACACCACTGATGTGGTGTAGATGCCTTTTTCAAAATGACAATTCTCATTTGGGTAGAGAAAAAAGATGACAGCTCGTACAAGTAAAACACAATGGTAGGGAGCAAAGCAGATGACGAAAATGGAGATGACAGCAATGGCCAGGTGCTTCACTTTGGCTTTCTGGACTGGGCTGAGGCTGCAGCTGGTTTTAATGCTTTGAAAGATTTTGTAGTTCATGAAAATCAGGAGCAGAAAAGGGACAACAAAGCCCACAAAGAACCGGGTGGTGTTGTAATACGCCAAATGGGTATTAAGGGATGCTTCAAAGCAAGTGGTGCTGTTCCTCTCTTGAATGTTCTCCACAAAAAACACAGGGCAATAGATTGCTGCAACCACGCTGAAGAGAACAATTGTGATCACGGTGGCAGTTGTTTGGCACCGACACCATTTCCCTCTGCTTTCCAAGGCATATACGACTGCCACATAACGATCAATGGAAATGCAGCACAAGAGAAGGATGCTGATGTAGATGTTGCAGAAGAAGATGTAGCCAGTTACCTGGCATGATAGCATCCCCATTGTCCAATGGTGGTTGTTTTGCACGTAAGTGATCCAGAGCGGGAGGGTGCTCAAGTACATCAGCTCACACAGTGACAGGCCAAAGAGGTAGATGGCAGTGAcgtttttcctgcctatctgcATGAAAGTGAGGATTGCTGTTAAGAAGTTGGTTGGGAGTCCCACAGCAAAGATGATGCTATACACAACAACCAGGAGTTGCCGGCTCTCTTCATATGGCATATCGGTGGAATTGCACATGTTGCCACCATGTGCAGGATCATCCAGTGAACATTTCCTTCATTTGAGCTCTCTATGGgtctaagaaaagaaaaaaagacaccaTTACATATATTAAGAAAGGGTAATTCTCAAATGGCCATGCTCCATTACTACTAGTACtgctactactacaactactactactacattttATTATCacaactattactactactacagtcaaccctccacatttggggctttgatttttgtggatttgattacttGTAGATATGATTAATACGTTCTcgctatgaatctctaggtcctccaatgcaactctgccaaatttgaccatagagttgtgctggaggacctagagattactagggCAAAAAACACATATCCAGGCAGTTGTACGTCCTCCATTGTGATTCTagagtcaacttctggcagatgttgaccatagagttgcactagaagacacagagattcctagatagaagTTTTCTCTGATAAAAacgttattttttttatttgtgtttttcccactttcacagggtcctgtgcccctaacttgTGAATGTGAAGGGCTCCTTGTAGTTTCGTAATTTaataatcatgatgatgataatctacaactattattattactattactattactagaACAGttgccactcttcctcctctattACTCTTACAACTACTCCCATTACTATTagtatgccatctttctcccaattcTGGGGCCCAAGGTGGTTCACAGTATAATGactgaaaaacaaacacattataatattaaattacaattaaactgcttatcatattaaaacagcaaccaaatttaaaacaaaaattatttaaaagcctatcaaagaaagaaaataactctCCATGAAAACTCCTTTCCTTTTCAGCTAGATAGTTGCTAAAAACCTGCCATAACAAAAAGATCTTTCCCTGTGAGAGAAAGAATTTAAGAGGCATGGAGTTAGCATAGCCTCTTAGGAACAGACACTAAGAAGGCTCTGTCACATGTCCTCATCCAATTTGCCAATGAAGAAGACAAGGCTGATAGAAGGGGCTGAAGATCTTAAAACCAGGGCAGgctcatatttattttaatttattctatttatttatgtctTGATTTTCTCCtgatacagggactcaaggcataTGGGGTGATATAATCCTTCATATAGACATAGTGTGAATACTGGAGTCAAGTTCAATAGAGCTTTATAATTAGCATTTTAAATCATCTGATCACAGCATCTAATTACCTGCTTAACGTTCTGAACACCCCTCAAGGGCAACCCTATGAAGCACAAGTTTTAGCACGAAACGGGATGTAACAAAGCCATGTGTCCAAATCAGTTTAGTGCATTAGCTTTTACTGCACCAAATTTACTCCGGGTCCTGATTAAACCTGGCATGGAGGCTCTAGGTACACTCAGTATGccaacctgagttttcaggggaagagtaatcccatccagcacaggcagagcCCATATTCCCTGCCTCTGCCTCATCAGGAATGCTTGTGACTTGTCTGGATGTGTTTGCCCTCATAACTGTTCTTCATTATTGACATCAGATACTGGTTTAGAACTAAGggaccattcagactaccttttgtactgaattgtaacccagattaaaagtcggaagttcccattggcactggtttaaacacatcagaattagggtctttcacacttgatccagggcaaatcccccttggagcattttttctgaaagtggattatttctcatgtcttttaggaaaacccgtttcttccctgctgccagcaaatgtgaacttggccccggttatgatcgggtcaagttcag is a window from the Sceloporus undulatus isolate JIND9_A2432 ecotype Alabama chromosome 1, SceUnd_v1.1, whole genome shotgun sequence genome containing:
- the GPR132 gene encoding probable G-protein coupled receptor 132; the encoded protein is MCNSTDMPYEESRQLLVVVYSIIFAVGLPTNFLTAILTFMQIGRKNVTAIYLFGLSLCELMYLSTLPLWITYVQNNHHWTMGMLSCQVTGYIFFCNIYISILLLCCISIDRYVAVVYALESRGKWCRCQTTATVITIVLFSVVAAIYCPVFFVENIQERNSTTCFEASLNTHLAYYNTTRFFVGFVVPFLLLIFMNYKIFQSIKTSCSLSPVQKAKVKHLAIAVISIFVICFAPYHCVLLVRAVIFFLYPNENCHFEKGIYTTSVVFLCFSTANAVADPFIYVLVSENARREICRTFQFCGIQFSNSSKTESSRIHDSPSQRSPLEETHSVGMQEER